Proteins encoded by one window of Desulfovibrio ferrophilus:
- a CDS encoding flagellin, whose amino-acid sequence MSLVINHNLMAMNAARNLTESYGRLSTSTRRLSSGLRVGTAADDAAGLAIRELMRSDIKTLHQGVRNANDAISMVQTADGALQVIDEKLIRMKELAEQAATGTYNSDQRLIIDSEYQAMASEITRIALATDFNQVHLLDGTLSGVVPTDHDGSGMQPTGPMKIHFGTGNDSSEDYYFISIGGATASHFGLGLGSDGAASNFVGGQTISTQSLAQAALAALDQAIISKDKIRANLGALQNRLENTITNLQIQSENLQAAESRISDVDVALEMTEFVRNQILTQSATAMLAQANSLPRLAMQLIGGG is encoded by the coding sequence GTCTGTCTTCCGGTCTGCGAGTCGGCACTGCCGCCGATGACGCCGCCGGATTGGCGATTCGCGAGCTGATGCGCTCCGATATCAAGACCCTTCACCAGGGCGTACGTAACGCCAACGATGCCATTTCCATGGTGCAGACGGCTGATGGCGCGTTGCAGGTCATCGACGAAAAGCTCATTCGCATGAAGGAGCTTGCGGAACAGGCGGCCACGGGTACGTACAACTCGGATCAGCGCCTGATCATCGATTCGGAATACCAGGCTATGGCCTCGGAAATTACCCGTATCGCGCTGGCAACGGACTTCAACCAGGTCCACCTGTTGGATGGTACCCTTTCTGGTGTCGTTCCCACAGACCATGACGGTAGCGGCATGCAGCCGACCGGACCGATGAAGATCCACTTCGGAACAGGTAATGACTCTTCCGAAGACTACTATTTCATCTCCATTGGTGGCGCCACGGCGTCCCACTTCGGGCTCGGGCTCGGCTCGGATGGTGCAGCTTCCAACTTTGTTGGCGGTCAGACCATCTCCACCCAGTCCCTGGCGCAGGCAGCCCTGGCTGCTCTGGACCAGGCCATCATCTCCAAGGACAAGATTCGTGCGAACCTTGGTGCACTTCAGAACCGTCTGGAAAACACCATCACCAACCTGCAGATTCAGTCCGAAAACCTGCAGGCTGCCGAATCACGCATCTCCGATGTGGACGTGGCCTTGGAAATGACCGAGTTCGTCCGCAACCAGATTCTGACGCAGTCGGCTACAGCGATGTTGGCTCAGGCCAACTCCCTGCCCAGACTGGCAATGCAGCTCATCGGTGGTGGTTAA